In Paenibacillus sp. BIC5C1, a genomic segment contains:
- a CDS encoding murein hydrolase activator EnvC family protein: MKKTASLLALTLLASLTLQPSDGYAKSSISDIDQQIQQLENKAASAKKEQQKAASNKKEAQHYKNKTNAYLKVVMEQINVVSDELANVSLQIENTEEDLRTTKKDLQAAEERIVAREKLLESRVRLMYTDGAVSYLDVLLTSTSFSDFLTRADSLKTIVDQDQHLLDEHKKDKQLVVDKKAELDVQYAEAKSLYAQKKQRKSQLNEKEQEKQVLLASYDAKIEESEELTQEQEDVLMQIASKRSALLQEKNKLREQQAAAAAKAKAAAAARAAAAAKAATKVSSNSSSSSSSTSYSSGNGIFGMPVSGARVSSGFGPRIHPITGEVGKMHAGVDFAVAQGTSVHAASGGIVIMAEWYSGYGYTVIVDHGGGLWTLYGHLREGGFKVSKGDTVSRGDIIAESGSTGNSTGPHLHFEVRDNGTAVNPFNYL; the protein is encoded by the coding sequence TTGAAAAAAACAGCTTCGCTGCTGGCTTTAACGTTATTGGCCAGTTTGACGCTTCAACCTTCTGACGGATATGCCAAGAGTAGCATTAGCGACATTGATCAGCAGATTCAGCAACTGGAGAATAAGGCAGCTTCGGCCAAAAAGGAGCAGCAAAAGGCTGCCAGCAACAAAAAGGAAGCCCAGCATTACAAGAACAAGACCAATGCTTACTTGAAAGTCGTCATGGAGCAGATCAATGTGGTTAGTGATGAGCTGGCAAACGTATCGTTGCAGATTGAAAATACGGAAGAGGATCTTCGGACAACGAAAAAAGATCTGCAAGCCGCAGAAGAACGTATCGTTGCAAGAGAGAAATTACTTGAATCACGTGTACGGCTGATGTATACAGATGGTGCCGTTTCTTATCTCGATGTGTTGTTAACTTCAACAAGCTTCTCTGATTTCCTGACTCGTGCCGATTCACTGAAAACGATTGTGGATCAGGATCAGCACTTGTTGGATGAACACAAAAAGGATAAGCAGCTCGTCGTGGATAAAAAAGCAGAACTGGATGTGCAATATGCAGAAGCCAAGAGTCTGTATGCGCAGAAGAAACAGCGTAAGTCCCAATTGAATGAGAAGGAACAGGAGAAGCAAGTGCTTCTCGCTTCTTATGATGCTAAAATTGAAGAGTCGGAAGAACTGACGCAAGAGCAGGAAGACGTATTGATGCAGATTGCCAGCAAACGTTCGGCCCTTCTGCAAGAGAAAAATAAATTGCGTGAGCAGCAAGCGGCGGCAGCAGCCAAAGCAAAAGCAGCAGCAGCTGCACGTGCCGCGGCAGCTGCGAAGGCGGCGACCAAGGTTAGCTCCAACAGCAGCAGCAGTAGCAGTAGCACGTCATACTCCAGTGGTAACGGCATCTTTGGTATGCCAGTATCAGGTGCGCGTGTATCTTCTGGTTTTGGACCTCGTATTCACCCGATCACGGGTGAAGTAGGTAAAATGCATGCAGGTGTAGACTTTGCTGTTGCTCAAGGAACGTCCGTTCATGCTGCTTCTGGCGGGATCGTCATCATGGCTGAATGGTATAGTGGATATGGTTACACCGTCATTGTTGACCATGGAGGCGGACTATGGACGCTTTACGGTCATTTACGTGAAGGCGGATTTAAGGTAAGCAAGGGTGACACGGTAAGCCGTGGCGATATTATTGCTGAATCAGGTAGTACAGGCAACTCCACTGGACCGCATTTGCATTTTGAAGTACGTGATAATGGAACAGCAGTGAATCCTTTTAACTATTTGTAG
- the ftsX gene encoding permease-like cell division protein FtsX: MNFSTLLRHLREGFKNVFRNGWMSVASIMSIIVSLLILGVFMLLVLNVNSMANQVDSQVEISTFLELNVDENLRNTLEQEISAMPEVSEIRFVSKEEGLKEFRERLGESADNVLSGFDVDNNPLPETIEVEVIEPETVTFVAQKIEALNDKHPEKPIMKVNYGKETVEVLFKFTKLVRNIGFIFVGGLGLMSMFLISNTIRVTILARRREIGIMKLVGATNTFIRWPFFVEGALIGLIGSAITVAVLFFGYSRLMATIGQDVFMQMLNLIPLGDIWLLFGTLLIGLGVLVGILGSTLSIRKSLNV, translated from the coding sequence ATGAATTTTAGTACTCTCTTGCGCCATTTGCGGGAGGGATTCAAAAACGTATTCCGCAACGGCTGGATGTCCGTGGCCTCCATCATGTCCATTATCGTGTCATTGCTCATTCTGGGCGTGTTCATGCTGCTGGTGCTTAATGTGAATTCCATGGCCAACCAGGTGGACAGTCAGGTCGAGATCAGTACGTTTCTCGAGCTGAACGTGGATGAGAACCTGCGCAACACGCTGGAGCAGGAAATCAGTGCCATGCCTGAAGTCAGTGAGATTCGTTTTGTCTCCAAAGAAGAAGGACTCAAGGAGTTTCGTGAACGTCTCGGAGAAAGTGCAGACAATGTGCTGAGCGGTTTCGATGTGGATAACAATCCACTGCCGGAGACTATTGAAGTAGAGGTCATCGAACCGGAAACCGTCACTTTTGTGGCGCAAAAAATCGAAGCATTGAACGATAAACACCCGGAGAAGCCGATCATGAAAGTGAACTACGGCAAAGAAACGGTGGAAGTGTTGTTCAAATTTACGAAGCTTGTCCGGAATATCGGATTTATTTTTGTCGGGGGACTGGGGTTGATGTCCATGTTCCTGATCTCGAATACGATTCGCGTAACGATTCTGGCCCGGCGCCGGGAGATCGGTATTATGAAACTGGTTGGGGCAACCAACACGTTCATACGTTGGCCTTTCTTTGTCGAAGGGGCATTGATTGGATTGATCGGTTCGGCGATTACGGTAGCGGTACTGTTCTTTGGTTACAGCCGCCTGATGGCCACGATTGGTCAGGATGTATTCATGCAGATGCTTAATCTAATTCCACTCGGTGATATTTGGCTGCTGTTTGGAACATTGTTGATCGGACTGGGTGTACTGGTCGGTATTTTGGGAAGTACATTGTCCATCCGCAAATCTCTTAACGTTTAA
- the ftsE gene encoding cell division ATP-binding protein FtsE: MIEMQDVWKTYANGTHALQGVSVKIDRNEFVYIVGPSGAGKSTFMKLMYREEVPTKGQISINGFNIGKLKPRKIPYVRRNIGVVFQDFRLLPRMTAFENVAFAMEVIEAPKRHIKKRVMEVLDLVGLRSKANREPSQLSGGEQQRIAIARAIVNNPSVIIADEPTGNLDPETSWGIMQLLDEINFRGTTIVMATHNKDIVNTMRKRVIAIERGQIVRDQMRGEYGYEF, encoded by the coding sequence GTGATAGAAATGCAGGACGTGTGGAAGACCTACGCCAATGGTACCCACGCATTACAAGGGGTGTCGGTGAAGATCGACCGCAATGAATTTGTCTATATCGTCGGTCCGTCCGGCGCAGGCAAATCGACATTTATGAAATTGATGTACAGGGAAGAAGTTCCGACCAAAGGACAAATATCCATTAACGGATTTAATATCGGAAAGTTAAAGCCACGCAAAATTCCTTACGTACGCCGGAATATCGGCGTTGTGTTCCAGGATTTCAGGTTGCTGCCACGCATGACGGCATTTGAGAATGTGGCATTTGCCATGGAAGTTATAGAAGCACCGAAGCGCCACATCAAGAAACGAGTGATGGAAGTGCTTGATCTGGTTGGATTGCGCAGCAAGGCGAATCGTGAACCTTCACAGTTGTCGGGTGGAGAACAGCAGCGTATTGCCATCGCACGTGCCATCGTGAACAATCCGTCTGTTATTATTGCGGACGAGCCTACGGGTAACCTTGATCCGGAGACGTCATGGGGCATTATGCAGCTACTGGATGAGATTAATTTCCGCGGAACAACCATTGTCATGGCGACCCACAACAAGGATATCGTCAATACGATGCGTAAACGGGTTATTGCGATTGAACGGGGACAGATTGTACGGGATCAGATGAGAGGGGAATACGGTTATGAATTTTAG
- a CDS encoding VanW family protein: MKKIHLMVIALFSILLIGSASYGLLYMYVNQPALPEGVRVGEWSVEGVNRKEVLPALDERLKQMEAWPITLEVQDPAPKTMMFTAAQTGASYSADDFRTAVQQLDEGNLWERAYARYHFIKEWSLKLTYNSKSLREQLTPAWEKETFGTPANAVRRITASDKVQYIPEKGVRRIAWDELASLMQAKLHRDFAPLDHDTKPNPLLIQLPLYTLQPEVTLDSLRQEGIDRKIIQFSTSLGNSSAGRIHNVSAAAQAVNGMILPPNGTFDYEKVIRKAEEDYGFREAPVIVNGQLTPGIGGGICQVSSTVYNAALLTGLDIVERRNHSLPVKYLPKGLDATFASGSINFRFKNNTGKSLLIHAKVEGGSLTVKFFGTFPENVSYALESRTIETLSAPVKYVSSNVLPDGAQQVLQNGQPGYIVETMRTKKVDGKIVESKTITRDTYKAQNRLIARSGHTNLPDPKEPSVVEDGISDTKQP, translated from the coding sequence ATGAAAAAAATACATTTGATGGTCATTGCACTGTTCTCCATCCTATTAATCGGTTCCGCGTCCTATGGATTGCTGTATATGTACGTGAACCAACCCGCCCTACCCGAAGGTGTACGTGTTGGGGAGTGGTCGGTTGAGGGCGTGAATCGCAAGGAGGTTTTACCGGCACTGGATGAACGATTAAAACAAATGGAAGCGTGGCCGATCACCCTGGAGGTTCAAGATCCTGCACCAAAAACGATGATGTTCACGGCCGCCCAGACAGGCGCCAGCTACAGTGCTGACGACTTCCGGACAGCTGTGCAGCAACTGGATGAAGGCAATCTGTGGGAGCGCGCTTACGCTCGATATCATTTCATCAAGGAGTGGTCCCTGAAGCTGACGTACAATTCAAAATCACTGAGAGAGCAGCTGACTCCTGCCTGGGAAAAGGAAACCTTCGGTACACCCGCGAACGCTGTTCGCCGCATTACCGCAAGTGACAAGGTCCAGTACATCCCTGAAAAAGGCGTCCGCCGGATCGCTTGGGATGAACTCGCGAGCCTGATGCAAGCTAAACTGCACCGGGATTTCGCTCCACTGGACCATGATACGAAGCCAAACCCGCTGTTGATTCAGCTGCCGTTGTATACGCTGCAACCCGAAGTGACTCTCGATTCGCTGCGCCAAGAGGGAATTGATCGGAAGATCATTCAGTTCTCCACTAGCCTCGGAAACAGCAGCGCAGGCCGGATACATAACGTCAGCGCAGCAGCACAAGCCGTTAACGGCATGATTTTGCCTCCAAATGGTACTTTTGATTATGAGAAGGTCATTAGGAAGGCCGAGGAGGACTATGGTTTCCGGGAAGCCCCGGTCATCGTGAATGGGCAGCTAACCCCTGGCATTGGAGGCGGCATCTGCCAGGTATCAAGCACAGTCTATAACGCAGCCTTGTTGACCGGACTGGATATTGTAGAACGCCGTAACCATTCCCTGCCCGTCAAATATTTGCCAAAGGGACTGGATGCCACGTTTGCCTCAGGCTCGATCAATTTTCGGTTCAAAAACAATACCGGCAAGTCTCTGCTCATTCATGCCAAAGTGGAAGGTGGAAGCTTAACGGTCAAATTTTTCGGCACCTTCCCGGAGAACGTCAGTTATGCACTTGAATCCCGTACAATTGAGACATTAAGTGCTCCCGTGAAATATGTATCGAGCAACGTACTGCCTGACGGTGCCCAGCAGGTGCTCCAGAACGGTCAACCCGGATATATTGTAGAAACGATGCGCACCAAAAAGGTGGATGGCAAAATCGTTGAATCCAAGACCATTACACGTGACACATACAAAGCCCAGAATCGCCTGATTGCTCGCTCTGGTCATACTAACCTGCCTGATCCCAAGGAGCCTTCTGTCGTAGAGGATGGCATCAGCGACACGAAGCAGCCTTAA
- a CDS encoding MDR family MFS transporter, whose amino-acid sequence MATRKNNIGLVLAGLLLSILMASMDNTIVATAMGDIVGKLGGLDKFVWVTSAYMVAEMAGMPIFGKLSDMYGRKKFFVFGILVFMLGSALCGTATSIVELTMYRAIQGIGAGALVPIAFTIMFDVVAPESRGKLGGLFGAVFGLSSVFGPLLGAYITQYATWEWVFYINLPLGLIAFVFIAFFYKESHQHQSQQIDWLGAITLIGAVVCLIFGLELGGKTFAWGSWQILGLFAGFVVLALLFLFAETRAKEPIISFGMFRNRVYWSSNVIGMFSGAAFITASVYIPIFIQGVLGGKATNSGLVLLPMMLGSVVTASMGGVLMTKIKYRNIMIPTLALLVVGLGLLTTLDETSSLWTIRIFMVMIGLGVGASFSVLSNAAMNAFEPQRRGAASSTLNFLRSLGMTMGITIFGIVQSQVFTRKMNDALAGSAAEAVGAGAPAGGVPQGVNLSDPHALLSPELRKAIPPQVLDAITHALSSSIVQLFAWAAIPAALALIAAFFMGNEKMVIGEEQKEYTGGH is encoded by the coding sequence ATGGCTACACGTAAAAATAATATTGGATTGGTGCTGGCAGGGCTGCTGCTGAGCATACTGATGGCTTCGATGGACAATACCATCGTGGCAACAGCTATGGGCGATATTGTCGGGAAGCTGGGTGGGCTCGACAAGTTCGTATGGGTGACCTCCGCTTACATGGTGGCCGAGATGGCGGGTATGCCAATCTTCGGTAAGTTATCCGACATGTACGGACGGAAAAAGTTTTTTGTTTTTGGAATACTGGTATTTATGCTCGGATCTGCATTATGTGGGACGGCAACATCAATCGTTGAGCTGACGATGTACAGAGCTATTCAAGGTATTGGTGCGGGTGCATTGGTGCCGATTGCCTTTACAATCATGTTTGATGTGGTCGCACCGGAATCACGGGGTAAATTGGGCGGTTTGTTCGGAGCCGTGTTTGGTTTATCCAGCGTATTCGGCCCACTACTGGGTGCTTACATTACGCAGTACGCGACATGGGAATGGGTATTTTATATCAACCTGCCGCTTGGTCTGATTGCGTTTGTGTTTATTGCATTTTTCTACAAAGAATCTCATCAGCATCAATCTCAACAGATTGACTGGCTCGGTGCAATCACACTAATTGGTGCAGTAGTCTGTCTCATCTTCGGGCTTGAACTGGGTGGCAAAACGTTTGCCTGGGGTTCATGGCAGATTCTCGGCTTGTTTGCCGGATTCGTGGTGTTAGCGCTGCTCTTCCTGTTTGCAGAAACGAGAGCCAAGGAACCCATTATCTCCTTCGGCATGTTCCGCAACCGGGTGTACTGGTCCAGTAATGTTATTGGCATGTTCAGTGGTGCGGCGTTTATTACCGCATCCGTGTATATTCCAATCTTCATCCAGGGGGTACTCGGTGGCAAAGCGACCAACTCTGGCCTCGTGTTATTGCCTATGATGCTGGGGTCTGTTGTGACGGCTTCCATGGGTGGGGTGCTGATGACCAAAATCAAGTATCGTAACATTATGATTCCTACGCTGGCCTTGCTGGTGGTTGGTCTTGGATTGCTGACGACGCTGGATGAAACTTCATCTTTATGGACGATACGTATATTCATGGTGATGATTGGTCTCGGTGTTGGAGCGTCGTTCTCGGTACTAAGTAATGCAGCCATGAACGCATTTGAACCGCAAAGACGCGGAGCAGCAAGCTCCACACTTAACTTCCTGCGTTCACTTGGGATGACGATGGGCATTACGATCTTTGGTATCGTGCAGAGCCAGGTGTTTACGCGCAAAATGAATGATGCCCTCGCCGGATCAGCGGCAGAAGCAGTGGGCGCTGGTGCTCCTGCAGGCGGCGTGCCTCAGGGAGTGAATCTGAGTGATCCACATGCGCTGTTATCGCCAGAGCTGAGAAAGGCGATTCCGCCTCAGGTGCTGGACGCCATTACACACGCGTTGTCTTCATCCATCGTGCAGCTCTTTGCCTGGGCAGCGATCCCGGCCGCACTCGCGTTGATTGCTGCATTCTTTATGGGTAATGAGAAGATGGTTATCGGCGAAGAGCAGAAAGAGTACACAGGCGGACATTAA
- a CDS encoding polymer-forming cytoskeletal protein, with amino-acid sequence MEERNLRNDLNVAGMSQTAGGNFHRVSIDGMAKVNGNLDCTSLNVNGTMKMHGALSSESATINGMCTLNGPLISSRVRVDGLTTINGDLRSPELEVNGKCTVRGRVDGERIDIGGVIDIEGDVQCETLNVQGNIKISGFLNAGTVEIRLHTSSSAKEIGGERIDIRRKEQTGFWKSIGLGGTPSFKTSLIEGDEIVLEDTEADIVRGSKVHIGRGCNIRLVEYSGELEVDPDAKVGSSQRI; translated from the coding sequence ATGGAGGAACGTAATTTGCGCAATGATCTGAACGTAGCGGGCATGAGCCAAACGGCAGGCGGGAATTTTCACCGGGTATCCATTGATGGAATGGCTAAGGTAAACGGTAACCTGGACTGTACGTCCCTGAATGTGAATGGAACAATGAAGATGCACGGAGCTTTGAGCTCTGAGAGTGCAACGATCAACGGTATGTGCACGCTGAACGGCCCCTTGATTAGTTCTCGTGTTCGTGTGGACGGTTTGACAACCATTAATGGAGACCTCCGAAGTCCTGAGCTAGAAGTTAACGGGAAGTGTACTGTACGTGGTCGGGTAGATGGGGAACGGATAGATATTGGTGGTGTAATCGATATTGAAGGCGACGTACAATGTGAGACCCTGAACGTACAGGGCAATATTAAAATTAGTGGCTTTCTGAATGCGGGGACGGTAGAGATCAGACTGCATACATCTTCTTCGGCCAAAGAAATTGGCGGGGAACGCATCGATATTCGTCGTAAGGAACAGACTGGTTTTTGGAAAAGTATTGGTCTGGGTGGTACCCCGTCCTTCAAGACATCTTTGATTGAGGGGGATGAAATCGTGCTGGAAGATACCGAGGCTGATATTGTTCGTGGCAGCAAGGTTCATATTGGTCGCGGCTGTAACATCAGGTTGGTTGAATATTCGGGTGAACTAGAGGTTGATCCAGATGCCAAGGTGGGCAGCAGTCAGCGGATTTGA
- a CDS encoding YhbD family protein, producing MTDDLISKKELLDLTGISYGQLYRWKRKNLIPEEWFIRKSSYTGQETFFPKQQILLRIDKILNMKDGLSLDELADVFSPTLGEVEMSAQELLERNIVSNISLELLKEAGREQRLYALEQIMMLYVLDKLLMSGDITRQEGSLLIDVMSEHYYRFTGKPSELVLIRKMGVPSFMLVTAGTELYFDNGVKVVLRQSMGTFMEELKLKLG from the coding sequence ATGACGGATGATTTGATCTCCAAAAAAGAATTGCTGGACCTGACGGGTATCTCCTACGGCCAGTTGTACCGCTGGAAGCGGAAAAATCTCATTCCGGAGGAATGGTTTATTCGGAAGTCGTCCTATACGGGACAAGAAACTTTTTTTCCAAAACAACAGATTTTACTGCGGATTGACAAGATTCTCAATATGAAAGACGGCTTGTCGCTGGATGAACTGGCAGATGTGTTTTCACCAACTTTGGGTGAAGTGGAAATGTCCGCTCAAGAGCTGTTAGAGCGAAACATTGTTTCGAATATTTCGCTTGAGCTGTTGAAAGAAGCGGGTCGGGAGCAGCGGCTGTATGCTTTGGAGCAGATTATGATGCTTTACGTACTTGATAAGCTGCTAATGAGCGGAGATATTACCCGGCAGGAGGGTTCGCTGCTGATCGATGTCATGTCCGAGCACTACTATCGTTTCACAGGCAAACCAAGCGAACTGGTGCTTATTCGCAAGATGGGTGTTCCTTCCTTCATGCTGGTCACGGCAGGAACAGAGCTTTATTTTGACAATGGAGTGAAGGTTGTTCTCAGGCAGTCCATGGGAACGTTCATGGAAGAGCTAAAACTCAAATTGGGATAA
- a CDS encoding alpha/beta hydrolase family protein, with product MALIKCDFYSDTLGLSTSMHVILPQQTHNQIGMENVSGQGLHPTLYLLHGLSDDDSIWLRRTSIERYVADLGIAVVMPQVHRSFYTDMAEGGRYWTFISEELPALARSFFPLSHKREDNFVAGLSMGGYGAFKLALHKPEQYAAAASLSGALDMVAHMDNRIVKALSDAEFKRIFGAEIKGSENDLLHLLEESKASQGPKPLLYQCCGTEDFLYDENQTFRQACAQTDFQLTYEEEPGGHDWGYWDEKIQNVLKWLPLRERE from the coding sequence ATGGCACTTATTAAATGTGACTTTTACTCTGACACGCTTGGTCTAAGCACCAGTATGCATGTTATTCTTCCACAACAGACCCACAATCAGATTGGCATGGAGAACGTATCCGGCCAAGGGTTACATCCCACGCTGTATCTGCTGCACGGGCTATCGGATGATGACTCCATTTGGCTGCGCCGTACATCCATCGAACGATATGTTGCGGACCTTGGTATTGCCGTTGTGATGCCTCAGGTACATCGCAGCTTCTATACGGATATGGCGGAAGGCGGACGCTACTGGACATTCATCAGTGAAGAGCTGCCTGCACTTGCACGTTCCTTCTTCCCACTATCACACAAACGTGAGGACAACTTTGTTGCTGGCTTGTCCATGGGTGGCTACGGAGCATTCAAGCTGGCACTTCACAAACCGGAGCAATACGCCGCTGCGGCAAGTTTGTCTGGAGCACTCGACATGGTAGCGCATATGGATAACCGAATTGTTAAGGCATTAAGTGATGCTGAGTTCAAACGGATTTTCGGAGCAGAAATTAAAGGTTCGGAGAATGACTTGCTGCATCTGCTCGAAGAAAGCAAAGCAAGTCAGGGTCCAAAACCTTTGCTCTACCAATGCTGTGGGACAGAGGACTTCCTGTATGACGAGAATCAAACGTTCCGTCAAGCTTGTGCACAGACAGATTTCCAGCTGACGTACGAGGAAGAACCCGGTGGACATGACTGGGGATATTGGGACGAGAAGATTCAGAATGTGCTGAAATGGTTGCCTTTACGTGAACGTGAATAG
- the argH gene encoding argininosuccinate lyase, which yields MSKLWGGRFTKQTNHLVEEYTASINFDKALAEEDIQGSLAHVTMLGKCGILPAEDVETIKEGLITVLHKIRAGEVEFSVSDEDIHMNIEKNLIDTIGPVGGKLHTGRSRNDQVATDMHLYLRERVVGFVGMLHSLQEALIGQAKDNLDTIVPGYTHLQRAQPILFAHHLMAYVSMFQRDAERLMDSYKRINVLPLGAGALAGTTFPIDRHFVAEQLGFDGVYENSLDAVSDRDFIVEFLAAASLIMTHLSRLSEELVLWSSTEFGFVELDDAFCTGSSIMPQKKNPDVPELVRGKTGRVYGNLIGLLTVLKSLPLAYNKDMQEDKEGMFDTVATLEGALQLFAPMIATMTVNKGRMRQAVNQDFSNATDIADFLVGEGLPFRQAHEVIGKTVLYCIQNGKYLLDLTIDEFRQFSPLFDERIYDVLQPEAVVNARNVYGGTASNQVTEAIGRSEKVLEITEQWITNRG from the coding sequence GTGAGCAAGCTGTGGGGAGGACGTTTTACCAAACAAACCAATCACCTGGTTGAGGAATATACCGCGTCAATCAACTTTGACAAAGCTTTAGCCGAGGAAGATATTCAAGGAAGTCTGGCTCATGTAACAATGCTGGGCAAATGCGGCATTCTGCCAGCAGAGGATGTAGAAACGATCAAGGAAGGTTTGATCACAGTTCTGCATAAAATCCGTGCAGGCGAAGTGGAATTCTCCGTATCGGATGAAGACATCCACATGAACATTGAGAAAAACCTGATCGATACCATCGGCCCTGTGGGCGGCAAATTACATACAGGACGCAGCCGGAATGACCAAGTGGCAACGGATATGCACTTGTACTTGCGTGAGCGCGTGGTTGGGTTTGTTGGCATGCTGCATTCGTTGCAGGAAGCGCTGATCGGACAAGCCAAAGACAATCTTGATACGATTGTACCGGGGTATACGCATCTTCAACGTGCACAACCGATTCTGTTCGCCCATCATCTGATGGCGTATGTATCGATGTTCCAACGGGATGCAGAGCGTCTGATGGATAGCTACAAACGCATTAACGTGCTGCCACTGGGTGCAGGTGCGCTTGCAGGCACAACGTTCCCAATTGATCGTCATTTTGTGGCGGAACAACTGGGCTTCGATGGTGTGTACGAGAACAGTCTGGACGCGGTCAGTGACCGTGACTTTATCGTGGAGTTCCTGGCAGCCGCTTCGCTGATCATGACTCACTTGTCCCGTCTGAGCGAAGAGTTGGTCCTGTGGAGCAGCACGGAGTTTGGTTTTGTTGAACTGGATGACGCATTCTGCACAGGCAGCAGCATTATGCCACAGAAAAAAAATCCGGACGTTCCGGAACTTGTTCGTGGTAAAACAGGGCGTGTGTACGGCAACCTGATCGGTTTGCTGACCGTGTTAAAATCTCTGCCGCTCGCGTACAACAAGGACATGCAGGAAGACAAAGAAGGTATGTTTGACACGGTAGCGACGCTGGAAGGCGCACTTCAATTGTTCGCTCCGATGATTGCGACGATGACGGTCAACAAGGGTCGGATGCGTCAAGCGGTCAATCAGGATTTCTCGAACGCTACGGATATTGCGGACTTCCTCGTGGGCGAAGGTTTGCCTTTCCGTCAGGCCCATGAGGTTATTGGGAAAACCGTATTGTACTGTATCCAGAACGGCAAGTATCTGCTGGATCTGACCATCGATGAATTCCGTCAATTCTCCCCATTGTTCGATGAGCGTATTTACGATGTGCTGCAACCAGAAGCGGTTGTAAATGCTCGTAATGTGTACGGCGGAACAGCTTCGAACCAGGTGACTGAGGCGATTGGACGTAGTGAAAAGGTGCTTGAAATTACGGAGCAATGGATCACCAATCGGGGTTAA
- a CDS encoding argininosuccinate synthase produces the protein MAKEKIVLAYSGGLDTSVILKWLKETYDAEIIAFTADIGQKDELDGLEEKALATGASKVYIDDLRDEFAKDFIYPMFQAGALYEGQYLLGTSIARPLIAKRMVDIARAEGATAIAHGATGKGNDQVRFELNAAALTPDIQVIAPWRLEEFRNQFPGRAEMIAYAEKHGIPVTASAAKPYSTDRNLLHISYESGVLEDPWFDPSADENKDMFLLSSAPEDAPDQAEYVELEFEQGDCVALNGERLSPLQVMEQLNELGGKHGIGRVDMVENRFVGMKSRGVYETPGGTILFTAHRKMESITMDREVMNLRDSLITRYSTLVYNGFWFAPERLALQALVTESQKNVTGTVRVKLYKGNIIGAGVKSPVSLYNPDIATMEADPTQAYDQGDATGFIRLNALRLKVNSGVEQNKN, from the coding sequence ATGGCTAAGGAAAAAATTGTACTCGCTTATTCTGGCGGGTTGGACACATCTGTAATTTTGAAATGGTTGAAAGAAACATATGATGCGGAGATTATTGCATTTACGGCGGATATCGGACAAAAGGATGAACTGGACGGCCTTGAGGAAAAAGCTCTCGCTACAGGCGCTTCCAAAGTGTATATCGACGATCTGCGCGACGAGTTCGCGAAAGATTTCATCTATCCAATGTTCCAAGCGGGTGCCCTTTATGAAGGACAATATCTGCTTGGTACAAGTATCGCACGTCCACTGATCGCTAAACGTATGGTGGATATCGCTCGTGCAGAAGGCGCTACAGCGATTGCTCACGGCGCTACGGGTAAAGGAAATGACCAGGTTCGTTTTGAGCTGAACGCCGCTGCGCTGACACCAGACATTCAAGTCATCGCGCCTTGGCGTCTCGAAGAGTTCCGCAACCAGTTCCCGGGACGTGCCGAAATGATCGCTTACGCTGAAAAACACGGCATTCCGGTAACCGCATCGGCGGCTAAACCTTACTCCACAGACCGTAACCTGCTGCATATCAGCTATGAGAGCGGCGTGCTGGAAGATCCTTGGTTCGATCCAAGTGCGGACGAGAACAAAGACATGTTCTTGCTGAGCAGTGCACCTGAAGATGCACCAGATCAAGCGGAATATGTTGAACTTGAATTCGAACAAGGCGACTGTGTTGCACTGAACGGTGAGCGCCTGAGCCCACTGCAAGTGATGGAGCAACTGAACGAGCTGGGTGGCAAGCATGGTATCGGCCGTGTGGACATGGTAGAGAACCGCTTCGTCGGCATGAAGAGCCGTGGTGTATACGAGACACCAGGTGGAACGATTCTGTTCACGGCACACCGCAAAATGGAATCCATCACAATGGATCGTGAAGTCATGAACCTGCGTGATAGCCTGATCACACGTTACAGCACACTCGTTTACAACGGCTTCTGGTTCGCACCGGAACGTCTGGCGCTGCAAGCGCTGGTGACCGAAAGTCAGAAAAATGTAACAGGTACCGTTCGAGTGAAACTGTATAAAGGCAACATCATCGGCGCAGGCGTGAAAAGCCCTGTCAGCCTGTACAACCCGGACATTGCCACAATGGAAGCTGATCCAACACAAGCATACGATCAAGGGGATGCAACGGGCTTTATCCGCCTGAATGCATTGCGTTTGAAAGTAAATTCCGGTGTGGAACAAAACAAAAACTAA